The sequence CCCTTTGTGTGGTAACATCTGCTATCACCATGCTAACATCTGACTGATAATTGTAGCGCTCTACTTTTAACTGATAAATACATTGCTCTACATGAAAGATTTTTGTACCTTGTTTTCCAGCTTACCATTTTATCGTATGGTAACTTTCACCATGATAACTTTTTGCGAATTTTGTGCTAGTATTTTTTGTTCTAACTAGATACCTACATGTTTTCATTTTTTTGCTAACTAGTTACTTCTACAGTAATTATATCATCATTCTGTACTATCTAtcacttttttctttagttgtttTTCCACATATTTGACATTCCTTTTGTCAGTTCACAAACTGACCTGATCACAACTTTTTGAAGAGCGTTGATTTCGAGTTTATGATGCGGATGTTGAGACGACGATGAATTTGGTGGGTGAAGATAGCGATGCGGCACTGTTAGAGCAAAAGCAAATTATGGTTCTGTAAAAGGTACTGATAGGAAGATTTTATTTAACAAACTTTTTCCTACTGCCAACCTTGATAACATCATTATCTTCATGTTGATAATTTACTATTCTAAACTCCGATaacttctttttcttttttgtttcccCATAATATTTCTTTCCATCATTCCCAACTCTGATAACTCCCTTCACTTTTCTTCTAGACCACCCCATCAGCCTTGAATTCGCTACACCAGTTATTCAACCTCCCTATGGTAATCATTCAGCCAGTGTGACTCCTAAATCGTACATTCGGAAAGTTAGGGTAAGCCGCCCATCGCAGTTCCTTCTGCCTCCATATTGTGGCCTCACAGCATCTGCACTCGAAGAGGTTATTTACGCGGAAGTTATCAAGCACACCACTGATTCAGTTGACTCCAAGATAAAACAGTAATGACATTTACTGTTATCTTTTTCTCTAGTATTTTAACCCCTCACCGGCAAAACATTTGCTTATATACTTTTTTTTCTTTGTTTGCTTTTCAGTATTAGGGTTATTGACATCGATGGGCGGTGGGTCACATTGGAGGAGCTCGCTAATAGTGTGATAGAAGGTGGTCAAGTTTCGAATAATATTGCAGAGCTCCACATCCGAACTCTTTCTGATTCTGTACCCCCAGGGAAGATCATCTTTCCATGGTTGCTGTCAGTATATGTTCTCATACATGATATGACGAGCAAGTTCCTAATCAAATATTTCCGTCGTGATGCAAACTACATACTTAGTCACCAAAATCAGGTACAATTTTTTACGTAAACTACATACTTTTCTTCTTTTAAATCGTACAAGCTGTTTTTTAGTTGGTCTAACAGGCAATTTTACCAGGCTCTTATTTTGGTTTTGTCAGACATCGTACCATTAAAGAATTTTAACTGGTACCTAGTTATGTTACTTTTCTATGGTAACTTTCATGTATGCCTACTGGTAACATATGTTGTCAGTGTCCTGATAACTTTGCCTTTTTAACTGTAAATGCATTGATAAATTCTTGTGTTCATGTGTTCACATTTTTCCTTTCTGTGGTAACTTTCATGTATGCCTACTGGTAACATATGTTGTCAGTGTCCTGATAACTTTGCCTTTTTAACTGTAAATGCATTGATAACTTCATAACTTCTTGTGTTCAAGTGTTCACATTTTTTAACACCTACTGTTTCCAACACTGCAAAATTTGGGACGTCTACCAAAGGACGGGCATTGGTATGTCTTGTGCCTTAATCCCAAGGCAAAACGATTTGAAGTTCTTGATTCTCTTCGTCCATAAGATAGCCCTTCGCTCATCACACATGCGACGAAGCTTATGAATGGCATTAAAAAATCCTGGTTGATTGCGTACAAGGACTCGAGTAAGCAGATCCAAGACTATGATCTGCTGTACATCGATGTGTTCAAACAGGACAATGGGTTAGTTTTTTTGGCTAGTACCCCATCATTTTTTTTCAACTAAATACCCGGTAACTTAGTAGTGTAGCATTTTAAAAGTCCATTCACCTTTTTGCttatcttattttgctttttaacacattttttattttttttccttacAGCACTGATTGCGGTTTTTTCGCGTTCAAGATCTTGGAGTTCTGGGATGGTAAAAATATCCGAACAATAACTAAGGAGCAGATCCCGGCGCTGAGGAAGATATTGACAAGCATGTGGCTGGACCATCCTCTTAACAAATGCACGCAATGGCGCTATCACTTGTTCAATAAGGAGTAATTGATGTGAGAAATTTGCACCAATATAAGTTTTATGTTTAAGAACGATGATAGTTTTATACATTTTTTTCTGGGCTGATTACTATCTTTTTTATACATTTTTTGTTGATAATTATGatgagaaaattccttatttgacactatcttaaaatctgcttccttatttgacactagaaaagtttttcttccctatttgacatAAGTTTTAAATTTTATTCCCTATATGACATTTCCGtccattttgagcctaaatgGCACCTGAAAAGACTCTTTTGCCCCTCATGTGGTATGTGTGTGGGGGGCAATAGCGCGCACACGCAGCATCAGTGCGAGGGTAGGAgcacacacgcagcaacacatacacacgcacgcgcacacacacgcacacaacGCAACAACACACATACACGCGCGCACACGCACGCAACAACACACACGCACGcaacacacacacatacacacaaaCGCAGCAGCAGCATCACACACGCATGCATCACATAGGCACGCAACagcacacacacacgcgcgcgcgcatACACACGCAGTAGCAAACACACACGTAGcagcacacatgcacacacacatgcaGCAGCAGCACACATGTGCGTGTGCACCCACACACGCAACAGCACACACACGCGCACGCGCACGTACACACGCAGTAGCAAACACACACGCAGCACATGCAGCAACAGCAGACATGTGCGCGTGCACCCACACACGCAACAGcacacacgcgcgcacacacacataccGTATGAGGGGCAAAATCGTCTTTTTAGGTGTCATTTAGACTCAAAATGGACGAAAGTGTCGTGTAGGGAGTAAAATTTAGGACtagtgtcaaatagggaagaaatttttttccagtgtcaaataagtaaccagattttaagacagtgtcaaataaggaatttttCAATTATGATAGTCAATGCTGATAACATACTATAATAGGTGCTGATAACTTTCTTTTTCATTGCGTCATAACATTTTGCTCACAAACAAAGAATGATAACTAATCTCATTCTCATTTCTGAAAATCCCCATTACATTCTGGACGATAACTTACATGCTTCAGTGCTGATAACTTTTCATTACATGGTGTCTCGACACCGTTTTACACAATAAATGGGTAAAATTGATAAGTAAAATCTCTAACTTGCATTTCAATGCCCATCTAACTTGCATTTCAATGCCCATCTAACTTGCATTTCTCAGTGCAAGATGGGTGAGGTACATTTGCGTTTATCATGATCTGTCGACCCGCAAACTCTACACTTCCTCTTTTTTTTGGCTTTGCAATGTCAAATGGGTGCTGGAATCTTTTCTCTCTCGGACGCCCTTTCGTAGTAGACTTTGGTGGGTCTAGTATCACTCTTGTGTTTGATGATTGGGATCCCTCGGCATGTGAGCCCTGGAACTGGAAAATATTGCCAGACACATGCGTGACAGGAATGCTTCCTTGATGCGCTACTGGGACACCTTCAGGGGCACTAGTCCCTGGTGAAGAAAACATTTGTGCTTCTTTTCCCTCATCCTTTTCCTTTCTTGCTTTCTTTAGCTGCCTCTTTTTTAGTGCATCCATGTCGTCTCTGAAAGCATTAACATGTTTCCTTGCCAATGCCATCCCTTCATCAGTAGTGCAAGCGTCTTTTGCTTGTTTCTTGAAATCATTCAGAATAGATGTATATCTCATGATATTTTTTCCTTCCTCTGTCATACCCTTCTTAACTATTGGCTGTTGGTAATCAGGCTGAACAAGATCCTCTTCTGGATCCCATGTCCACCTATCCAGGATATACCTCCTTGGTATCTCGTAGACTCCAATATGTTCCATTACTCGTAGTATGTGTGCGTATAATAGCCCATCGCATCAAACTTGCAGCAAGTGCATGAGTATACCCCTTCATCCTTGTTCGCCTGCACATGGTAGTCCCTATCCCCATACTTTGGTAGTATGCCTCGGAGCGACCACATCCTGAAGGTTCCATCTTGCAAAGTGTCGCATCCGTAAGCAGTCTTTAGCTTCATCTCTACCTGGAACTTGGAGAACAGATTTTGTGTGTATATCCCTCGCATCTGTAACTCGATTGGGTTCAACGAATACATGTCTGCCTCTTTGTAAATTGTGTCCACTTGCTCTTTCGCCACAGCCACCATTACTTTCTCCTGGATTGCAGTGTATTGAGTTGCGAATTCAATCAATGAGTTGTTGGGGTTCACGTACTTCTTGAGCACAGCATTGAATCCCTCGCTCCTTGCAGTTGTCTGCAAGAATGGAAAGAAATGCTTCATGTAGTACACTGGGGCCCAACATTTCCTATTTTCCCACAGCCATTGAAAATGTTCGATTGTCGATCTGGCCATATTCATCCATCATTGCCCACCATTTGTTTTCAAACTCTTCCTCTATGATACACAAAACATGAGACAATTACAACATCATACACAATCATTGGTAATTAAAGTACAAGTATGCTGGTAACTTTTCTTAGTTGTTAGATGGTAACTTTATTGAACAGTTTTTCCAGATCTGGTAACTTTTCTAAACCACAAGTTGGTATCAACATATGTAACTGCCCCTGGTAATATAGCAACACAAGATCATGGTAACTTGTGTAGACCCACACATGGTAACTTGTGCATCACATATATTTCATATGGCTTCTCAAGTTTGCTGCATGGTAATTAAAATGGGTCACAGTAGGTACGTACCAGTCAAGCTGTTATCGACACAGTCTTTGAACGCTTTTTAGTGGTTTATCATCAGCCATAAGTTTTCCAAGTTTCTCCTGCGCCTTCTTCATTATATGCCAGCGGCAATTTCTGTGTATTATGTTCAAGAAGACCTCGTCGATCGCACTCCTCATTGCAAAGTCCTGGTCTGTGATGATGTTTTTGGGGCAACACCACCCATTGCATGGAGGAATGTGTTAAACAGCCACACAAAGTTTTCCTTTAGTTCGTTTCGAACGAAGCCACACCCAAACTGGATGGATTGACCATGGTTATTAATTCCAATGAATGGTGCACACGGCATCTTGTACATGTTTGTCATGTATGTCGTGTCAAACGACAAACAGTCATTATACTTTGCATATGCCCTGCGTGATGCGCCATCTATCCAGAACAAGTTCTCAACCCTGTCCTCATCATCAAGTttgattctccagtagaaataTGAATCTTTGGCCCTCATCTCTTGGAAGTATGCAATTGTGCTCCCAACGTCCTTGTGGCGGTGCTCTAAGCGGAACTTAGCTCGTTGATTAGCAATGTCTTGTGTCGTGTAGGGTACGTCTTTAGCGCTCCCGTAGAACCATGACATCAGCTGCATCTGCCTCGCAGTCTCAACGTTGCATCCGTGCAGAACCCTCAAGAAGTCCTGCTCCTCCTTCGGAATGTACCGATGTGATGATAGAATTTTGTTAGGGAAGGCTTTTTGATCAGGGGGTGATTTTGGGTGTCCTCGAAATGGTCAACAGTCCACCATGCATCATCGTGGGATAGGTACATGTGCTTCACATTCAGTCCTAACAACTttctttttttcctcttcttGACAATGCTGGCTGGGTTTTCCACATCTTGCAGCTCATCCCTGTCCTTGCGTCGTTTGCCATATTTTGTACAAACTAGTAGCACCCTGCTTATAGTTCCATCAACCCTCTCTTTCTTGAATTGCTGCCTAATTGCAAAGCCAGTCCTGCGCGCGTAGGTGCTGTAGTGGTCACGTGCGCTCTCCAGGGTGTCAAATTTTGTCCCTTGCAAAGGTGGCTTAGGTGTGGAATATGCCTCCATGTTGCTGCCTTCCATATCAGCATCAATCCCAGCAGATTCTGGAGTTGCTGGTTCGCTTATTGTCTGCTCTCCAAGGCTCCCAGCTCCTGTGCTTGCATTTGTTCCAGCACTATGTGCACTTGTTCACCACTGGGCAAGCTGTTGTTTGCGCTGATTGTCCGAGCACCTACAATTTGGCCTGGTAGATTTAGTGGAATATTACATGATAAATAACAGTTTTCCATCATGGTAGTTTTCTGAAGATTCAGTGAATGTATCTTTCTTTTTCTGCCTAAACAACCCTGGTAATTTGCATACTCTGAACCTGGTATTATGAGTGCACCAATGCTGGTAATTTACAAACCCACTTCAACAGTAAAGCATTTCTTTTTTGTCTAAAAAACCCTGGTAATTTGCATCCTATGGACATGGTAATATGTGTGCACCAATGCTGGTAAGTTTCAAACCCACTTCAATAGTAAAGTATTCTTTATGCCTAAAAAACCTTGGTAATTTGCATTTTTTGGACCTGGTAATATGTGTGCACAAATGCTGGTAAATTTCAAACCCACTTCAATAGTAAAGTATAAGACTGGATTTTTCATTCCATGATGATATGTAAACAGTAATGTTGGTAATTTTACCTGTCCCCATGATGTTTGGGTATGCTGAATTGCTGCTTGTTGTGCGCGCTGCATCGCCTTCTTCATGCATTCTACCCCCTCCTCCATCCTCTGCATTATCTCCTCTACTAGCATCCATTTATCTACTCCTGCTTGATTTGTTTTTACGTTTGCACGTTAGTACACATTTACACGTGTTCACTCTTTTTTTGAAACTCATTGTTTTGTTTTACTCTTTACACAGGTGTTTGAAGGCAAGAATCGCAGGGGTGATTGGGAAGAACACTAAACAGGACAATTTACAGTACAACATGAGCATCTCCATTAAAAGGCAGCACTTTTCTTTATCCAATGTTAGTACTTAAGTGGATATGATAACTCTTCTATGTACAGATTGATAACTTGTTTACTTCATGCAGTATAACATTCTTGTAGACTGAAAAATGAACCTTTTTTGCAATGCATCTTCCATTGTATGAGAGAATGATTTTTGTGGTCAATAAAGGCTCCTCTCTCCTTTATTTGTCTTTATTTTTCCATGGTAAAACACAAAATCTGTGTTTAGTGTAGCAGGGGAATGTGGTATTTTTTTGGGCACTCTGTTTTGTTGCATAAAGTTGGTAACAAAAACTACGGGGGGCTGGTAATTTTGCAATTAGTTGGTTGGTAAGTCACTGCAATATGCAAAATTATGAGAGAAGTCTGCTTATTCTGTTTTCTAGAGGTGAAAGGATGGTAATTTTTGCACAGATTGGGAGGGGGTGGGGTGGCGGTGGGGTAAGTATTTGTATTAAGTAGAATTTTTTGGAGATTTTGAATGAGTCTTTGATTCTTACCAGGGTGAGGTGATGTTGCCTGGTGATTTCTTTGCCGTATCCCTGGTAATTTCCACCGCTTCCCTGATGATCTGCTCTTGTTTGATCCAGATCTGGAGGAGGGGTAGGTCTTTGGTGTTGATTTTGAGCAGCTGTGTAGCGGGGAGGGGCGGGGGGGTGGGGAGGGGCGTGTGGGTGGTGGGGAGGGTGAGAGAGGGTATACTTGCGTGGGAGGTAAGGGGGTGGGGGAAAGTTGAGATTCTGTTGGGCCTTGTAGAACGATCGGCCTGGTTAGCTGGCGGGGTGGTCGGCCTGATTAGCTGGCGGGGTGATTGGCCTGTTAGCTGGCGGGTGATCGACAGGTAAGGTAAATTTCCTATCGGGCACACTGTTGCCAAATATCGCTGTCCATACGTTTTAATACCTCGTGCCTTGATTAATCATTAAGTTGTAGTACTAGTATTTACATAAAGTGTTCAAAGAAAAGCAGTAAAAGGACCCTGTGCAATCAAACATGCTACACAAGTGTCTGGTACGGGCCTGCAACTTCTTCAACACATAACTCTCTTTAGAATCTTAAACTACaatcttttttttgcgaaatctTAAACTACAATCTCAGAAAAAAAACTCAACCACAGATTCTAGGAGAAGCAGATTCTAGAATTTTTTTCCAGAATCTTGATTCTATAGAATCTTGCGCGAAAAGAACTGGCCCTATGTGCGGGATAATGTTTTTTTTTGGATGATGTTGGATggcagagtaagatccacacgcGTTGAAGATGCCCTGACACAGTGACACTGGCATAACGAGAGAGATGCACCGGTGCACACACGCCGCACGGTGGCCTGGTACTAGCACACTGCGGCGCACCACACCACACCGTGCACGCTGCAGTTTCGGCCACGGGAAAACGTTTGGATGGAGGCGCTGGGCCTCCTGGGCCGCGCGTGCCGCCTCGCCACTTCCGCCGCCGCAGCACGGCCactcctccccctccccctcctcgcAGCAACAGCAAGCGCTGCAGAGCCGTGCGCGCCGGAGCCAGagccgcctcctcgtcggcgcCGCGGGCGATGGAAGCCAAGCGGGAGGAGCCGAGGGTGGTGACGCTGCGGCCGGGGGAGGCCACGCCGGAGTCCTTCGCGCCCTTCGGGCAGGTCATCGCCGCCTCCCCCGACGGCGACCAGTTCGGCCCCCACGACGCCCAGCTTGACCTCAGCCGCGGCATCCCCAGGTTCGATTCTCCACATACTAGCACCACCAACCAATCATCCTCTCCTACCTGAACTAGACTCAAGATTCTGAAATTTTATTCTCCCCTCTCCATCTTGCCAGGTTCTACATCATGAGATTGGAGAGCAGGCCGCTCAAGTTCTCGTCCATCACCCACCACGCCAGCGTCACGCAGTGCCTGGGCTCCATCGGCGGCCAGGACTGGTACCTCGGCGTGGCCAAGCCTTCCATCGTTGACGGGGCGACGGAGCAGAGTGGTGGCGGGAGTGCCGTGCAGTCGCGCGCTGGGCATTTCTATCTGCCCCCGGACCCGTCCGAGGTCTGCGTCTTCCGTGTCTCCGGTCCGAAATTTCTCAAGCTGCACGCCGGGACCTGGCACGCCGGGCCGCTGTTCAAGGCAGACGCCGTGGATTTCTATAATCTAGAGCTGAGCAACACCAATGTGAGTGCTGTCTGCTATGTCATTGTGCTATTATTAGTTCATTATTAGTACTGCATTTAGTGCATGGAAACAATCGTTCAATCTGGCTTCTAACAAATTCCTCTAGCTAGTTTTGTCTAGCTTTGCAGTTGCAGTGTCATTGTTGGTTGGAATAAAATTGAACTTGTTCGTTTCGTGTGTCTTCTTAGAGCAGTAGAGCCTGACATATCACCGGTCTTAATTTTGAAATGCAATAGAAATCACAGACTCACAGTGCTAAGATAAAAGTTCCTTTTGAAGTAGCTTCTATGGTACTACCTCTGtcccttaatataagacgtttttgcagttCAATTTGAACTGCAAAATAATTGaactgcaaaaacgtcttatattaagggaCGCAGGGAGTACTACTGTAGACGATACTGAAGTTGCTGCTTCAATTTTCAGAAATTTCGTGAGGTAGACTATGATATACGAATTATTGTGCATTTTTCACACTTTGCACACAAGTACGTTACCTAAGGTTTTACTAATTTCAGAGAGTTTGTCAGACAGTTCTTGATGAATTCACAATTATGTACGCATTTCAATCATAAAGCTTTCATTTAGTCCATGGGCTACTGCTACCCACTGTGGTATATTCAGCCTGTCTTAAGTGGACTATTGTGAGCTGGAGTTGGAAAACTTCCAATCTTTCTTATACTGCTATTGGTTGTAGAGTCGGAAGCCTATTAAAACTATTGCTGTTGCGTCATTATCCTATGGAAGTGCATCATTCATTCGCTGGAGTTGGAAACCAACCTGTCCTATCATGTCCTAGATTGAATAGTCTAAAGTGCAGTTGAAAGCTCGATGTACTCCATCCAGATTTTTCTAATGGAAGAAATGTTGTGCACACAATCTAAAAGGGCTCGGATATCCTTTAGAGTTTAGTTCAAGCCCACTATGTTGTAGTATCAAAAAGAATTCAGCCATGTAGTTGATTACATCTCCCTTACCAGAAGTTAATTATACACATCAACTCTTAAGTTTATCATCTCGTCTGGGTATGAAATTATAAAATTGTGTTGTTACTTTAACCTGGAGCTGAGCAACACCAATGTGAGTGCCGTACTGCCATGTCGTTGCAGTATTATAAGTTCATTACTACATTTAGTTTGTCTGGAAAACAGTTATTCCATCTGGCTTCTAACAAATCCAAGGTAGTTTTGTCTGGCTTTGCAGTTGCAGTGTCGTAGTTAGTTATAAAACTGGACTTCATAGCACCGACCTTAATTAGGAAAAGTGAGGGAAACCGCAATACTAGGATAAGAGTTTCTTTTGAAGTAGCTTCTATGCTTCTGTGGACATACTAAAGTTGCTGCCTCCATTTTCAGAAGTTTCATGAGGCAGTTCAGTTGGGATATATGAACATTTTTGTATTTCACTACTGCGTTACCTAACTTCCAATTTCATATAGTTTGTCAGACAGTTCATGACCCGGCCCAATCCCATCCCGAGTAGCACAGTGCTACTGGTATGCACAGTGGTACATGCATCCTGTCTTAAGTAAACTTTTGTGAGCTGGAGTCGGAAAACTACCAGCCGATCTTATTTTGGTAGCGAGTCGAAAGCTTGATAGGAGTATTGTTTGTT comes from Triticum urartu cultivar G1812 unplaced genomic scaffold, Tu2.1 TuUngrouped_contig_3425, whole genome shotgun sequence and encodes:
- the LOC125527275 gene encoding uncharacterized protein LOC125527275 — translated: MEAKREEPRVVTLRPGEATPESFAPFGQVIAASPDGDQFGPHDAQLDLSRGIPRFYIMRLESRPLKFSSITHHASVTQCLGSIGGQDWYLGVAKPSIVDGATEQSGGGSAVQSRAGHFYLPPDPSEVCVFRVSGPKFLKLHAGTWHAGPLFKADAVDFYNLELSNTNIVDHTTHYFKKHDGVAFVIED